One Prolixibacteraceae bacterium DNA segment encodes these proteins:
- a CDS encoding TMEM175 family protein, whose protein sequence is MKTSRLEAFSDAVIAIIITIMVLEMEAPHTSSIEELVPLLPTLFAFAISFIILGIYWNNHHHLLHAVRKVNGKILWANLHLLFWLSLFPFVTGWVGHNLFAKIPTLFYGIVLLMAAIAYRILIITIIKSEGKRSFISRYIGNDNKGKITIVIILLAILSSFFFPIVSMILYLVITLIWIVPDRRIERNIKR, encoded by the coding sequence ATGAAGACATCTAGACTAGAGGCGTTTAGCGATGCCGTAATTGCGATTATTATTACTATTATGGTCCTTGAGATGGAAGCACCACACACCTCTTCAATAGAAGAACTTGTCCCCCTACTGCCCACACTCTTTGCTTTTGCTATCAGTTTTATCATTTTAGGGATCTATTGGAACAACCATCATCACCTTTTGCATGCGGTTCGCAAAGTAAATGGAAAGATCCTATGGGCAAACCTGCATCTCCTGTTTTGGTTATCCTTATTCCCTTTTGTAACAGGTTGGGTTGGACACAATCTTTTTGCTAAGATCCCCACTCTTTTTTATGGTATAGTACTACTAATGGCTGCAATAGCATATCGCATTCTTATAATCACAATCATAAAGAGTGAAGGGAAAAGGTCATTTATTTCTCGATACATCGGCAATGACAATAAGGGTAAAATAACCATTGTAATCATTCTTTTGGCCATTCTAAGTAGCTTCTTTTTTCCAATAGTTTCAATGATATTATATCTAGTGATTACACTAATTTGGATTGTTCCTGATCGAAGAATAGAAAGGAACATCAAAAGATAG
- a CDS encoding N-acetyltransferase, with protein sequence MNKKNGLFDIEKDDKRIALMTYTWAGDKMFIIDHTEVSTEYINQGLGNIMVEGAVVFAREESVKIYPLCPFAKHVFDTDNTFDDVL encoded by the coding sequence ATGAATAAGAAGAATGGGCTTTTTGATATTGAAAAGGATGATAAAAGGATTGCTTTAATGACTTACACTTGGGCAGGGGATAAAATGTTTATTATCGATCACACTGAAGTCTCAACGGAATATATCAATCAAGGACTAGGAAATATAATGGTTGAAGGTGCAGTGGTTTTTGCAAGAGAAGAAAGTGTTAAAATTTATCCATTATGCCCCTTTGCGAAACATGTTTTTGATACCGACAATACTTTTGATGATGTCTTATAA
- a CDS encoding CDGSH iron-sulfur domain-containing protein encodes MKKKQSQIILSKYSPLMAVDAELFTQDGNKLPTPRVFSLCRCGASNNKPFCDGMHATIRFSGERKPNKALHKKPQEYKGSKVTVHDKRALCCHHGTCNLIGVFTHEKPWIKPDNAERTEDVVEIVKKCPTGALTATIDNKEIKNWFEQQKIIIQKNGPYYIQGGVKLIDDQATDTVLVTEDHYALCRCGASNIKPLCDGTHTSINFKDEK; translated from the coding sequence ATGAAAAAGAAACAATCTCAAATCATTCTATCAAAATATAGTCCATTAATGGCTGTAGATGCAGAGTTATTTACACAAGATGGGAATAAACTTCCTACACCAAGAGTATTCTCTTTATGTCGATGTGGTGCATCTAATAATAAACCATTTTGTGACGGAATGCACGCCACCATTCGTTTTTCAGGGGAACGCAAACCAAACAAAGCATTGCATAAAAAACCTCAAGAATACAAAGGGAGTAAAGTAACTGTACACGATAAAAGAGCCCTATGTTGCCACCATGGCACATGTAACCTTATTGGAGTATTTACCCATGAAAAACCATGGATCAAACCAGATAATGCAGAACGAACTGAGGATGTAGTTGAAATAGTTAAGAAATGTCCTACAGGTGCTTTAACTGCAACCATCGATAATAAAGAGATAAAAAATTGGTTTGAACAACAAAAAATAATCATACAGAAGAATGGCCCCTATTATATTCAAGGAGGAGTTAAATTAATCGATGATCAAGCCACGGATACAGTACTTGTCACAGAAGATCATTATGCATTATGTCGCTGTGGTGCATCGAATATTAAACCTTTATGTGATGGAACACATACATCAATCAATTTTAAAGATGAGAAGTAA